The Polyangiaceae bacterium genome includes a region encoding these proteins:
- a CDS encoding PTS sugar transporter subunit IIA, translating into MRLSEMLAAQRIHVDASGTVSDKKEALRLLAEFIAPVVGSDQQVLEEALAERERLQSTGIGDGVAIPHTAVDSAPGQAAALILCPKGVAFDSIDGEDVNIIFGVVGPKRATGEHLRALARISRLLRDSDMRRRLIESGDSAAAFQLIADHDTDPR; encoded by the coding sequence ATGCGCCTAAGCGAAATGCTCGCCGCCCAACGCATCCATGTGGATGCCTCGGGTACGGTATCGGACAAGAAGGAAGCCTTGCGCCTCCTGGCGGAGTTCATCGCGCCAGTGGTGGGCTCGGACCAACAAGTGCTCGAGGAGGCGCTCGCCGAACGCGAGCGGCTGCAGAGCACCGGCATCGGTGACGGGGTGGCCATCCCCCACACAGCGGTCGACAGCGCGCCGGGTCAGGCAGCCGCCCTCATCCTGTGCCCCAAAGGAGTCGCTTTCGACTCCATCGACGGCGAAGACGTCAACATCATCTTCGGTGTGGTCGGGCCCAAGCGCGCCACCGGCGAGCACTTGCGGGCGCTGGCGCGGATCTCCCGGCTGCTCCGCGACTCCGACATGCGCCGCCGCCTGATCGAGTCCGGCGATTCGGCCGCAGCCTTCCAGCTCATCGCGGACCACGACACCGATCCCAGGTAG
- the hprK gene encoding HPr(Ser) kinase/phosphatase gives MTVYEPPNNAARSLTVRALVGDADLSLDLSVVAGANGLDRLVDHPRIQKSGLALVGHPHGIVPTRIQILGETEISYIESLPAEQQRGAARHLFQLELSLVIVTRGVVPPLVLVEEAHRTGTPLCVVKERSSRAITAIHSLLDERLAPRARIHGVLVDVFEVGVLLLGKSGIGKSECALELVMHGHRLVADDVIECDYKPPGMVFGQPATLLRHHIEVRGLGILNIKDLYGVTAVRERKRIDLVVHLDSSHGEQGGYDRLGIEDHFREILGVPVREVLVPVRPGRNMSSIIEIAARDELLRQAGHNPAREFIERVDAETSRATESSLPPLPGRAPRATESSAPPPVVPLGERKK, from the coding sequence ATGACCGTCTACGAGCCTCCGAACAACGCGGCCCGTTCCCTCACGGTGCGGGCGTTGGTCGGGGACGCGGACTTGAGTCTCGATCTGTCGGTGGTGGCCGGAGCGAACGGGCTGGATCGGCTGGTCGATCACCCGCGCATCCAGAAGTCCGGGCTCGCGCTGGTCGGCCACCCGCACGGCATCGTCCCGACCCGCATCCAGATCCTGGGCGAGACCGAGATCTCCTACATCGAGAGCCTGCCTGCCGAGCAGCAACGCGGCGCCGCGCGACACCTGTTCCAGCTCGAGCTGTCGTTGGTCATCGTGACCCGCGGCGTGGTCCCGCCCTTGGTCCTGGTGGAGGAGGCGCACCGCACCGGCACCCCGCTGTGCGTGGTCAAGGAGCGCTCGTCGCGCGCCATCACGGCCATCCACAGCCTCCTGGACGAGCGCCTGGCACCGCGCGCACGCATCCACGGCGTCCTGGTCGACGTCTTCGAGGTCGGCGTCTTGCTCTTGGGCAAGAGCGGCATCGGCAAGAGCGAGTGCGCGCTGGAGCTCGTGATGCACGGCCACCGCCTGGTCGCGGACGACGTCATCGAGTGCGACTACAAACCACCCGGGATGGTGTTTGGCCAGCCGGCGACGTTGCTGCGCCATCACATCGAGGTGCGCGGGCTCGGCATCCTGAACATCAAGGACCTTTACGGCGTGACCGCGGTCCGAGAGCGCAAGCGCATCGACCTGGTCGTGCACCTGGACTCTTCGCACGGTGAGCAGGGGGGCTACGACCGGCTCGGCATCGAAGATCACTTTCGCGAGATCCTGGGGGTGCCGGTCCGGGAGGTGTTGGTGCCCGTGCGCCCGGGCCGCAACATGAGCTCGATCATCGAGATCGCGGCGCGCGACGAGCTGCTCAGGCAGGCCGGACACAACCCGGCGCGCGAGTTCATCGAGCGCGTGGACGCCGAGACCTCGCGCGCCACCGAGAGCTCGCTGCCACCGCTGCCCGGCCGCGCGCCGCGAGCGACCGAGAGCTCCGCGCCGCCGCCGGTGGTGCCGCTGGGAGAGCGGAAGAAATGA
- the rapZ gene encoding RNase adapter RapZ encodes MSGATLVVVLTGLSGAGKSTALRALEDLGFFCVDNLPPPVLPSTIEALEEGRLRRLAFGVDVRVRSFLDNIGSVIDAIVEPGRELSVLFLDASDSALFRRFSSTRRPHPLATLLDADGDSTATDVLDGIRIERERLAPLRSRATRILDTTTLSVHDLRRSVFDLFGPGAGGVPSMHTRFVSFGFKYGAPVDADLVLDVRFLDNPFFVPELKPLPGTDPRIRAFVLENAETQLLLDKVGELLAFAIPRFEREGKSYLTVAFGCTGGRHRSVVIAERLAATLAASLGREIDVVHRDVEKVTLEERPGGGEGGSA; translated from the coding sequence ATGAGCGGCGCGACGCTGGTCGTCGTGCTGACTGGGCTGTCCGGGGCGGGCAAGTCGACGGCGCTGCGCGCGCTGGAGGATCTCGGCTTCTTCTGCGTGGACAACCTGCCGCCGCCGGTGCTGCCTTCCACCATCGAGGCGCTCGAAGAGGGCCGCCTCCGGCGGCTGGCCTTCGGCGTGGACGTGCGCGTGCGCAGCTTCCTCGACAACATCGGCAGCGTGATCGACGCCATCGTCGAGCCGGGGCGCGAGCTCTCCGTGCTGTTCCTGGACGCCTCCGACTCGGCGCTTTTCCGCCGCTTCTCCAGCACGCGCCGCCCGCACCCGCTGGCCACGCTGCTCGACGCCGACGGCGACAGCACCGCGACCGACGTGCTCGACGGCATCCGCATCGAGCGCGAGCGCCTGGCTCCGCTGCGCTCACGCGCCACGCGCATCCTGGACACGACGACGCTGAGCGTGCACGACCTCCGGCGCTCGGTGTTCGACCTGTTCGGGCCCGGGGCAGGGGGCGTGCCCAGCATGCACACGCGGTTCGTCTCCTTCGGCTTCAAGTACGGGGCACCCGTGGACGCCGATCTCGTGCTCGACGTGCGCTTCCTCGACAATCCCTTCTTCGTGCCCGAGCTCAAGCCGCTGCCGGGAACCGACCCGCGGATACGAGCCTTCGTGCTGGAAAACGCCGAGACCCAGCTGCTCTTGGACAAGGTGGGCGAGCTCTTGGCGTTCGCGATTCCGCGCTTCGAGCGCGAGGGCAAGAGCTACCTGACGGTGGCCTTCGGCTGTACCGGCGGCAGGCACCGCTCCGTAGTGATCGCGGAGCGCCTTGCGGCGACCCTCGCGGCGAGCCTCGGGCGCGAGATCGACGTCGTGCATCGAGAC